A single region of the Nitrospirota bacterium genome encodes:
- a CDS encoding DUF3568 family protein encodes MKKVVSLVVLIFAFVFSSGCPMVLVGAGVGAGVGTYLYLEGDLIREYPVAYSTAWDATNTALKNFNINVTHSVNDVGKGSIEAIRKDGQKVIIKLADKGNNVTSIRIRVGMFGSRDASEQIHEEIARVLGLR; translated from the coding sequence ATGAAAAAAGTTGTTTCACTGGTAGTATTAATTTTTGCTTTTGTATTTTCATCAGGCTGTCCAATGGTCCTTGTGGGAGCAGGGGTTGGAGCTGGAGTTGGAACTTATCTGTATCTTGAAGGCGACTTAATAAGGGAATACCCCGTTGCCTACAGTACGGCATGGGATGCAACAAATACAGCACTTAAAAATTTCAACATAAATGTGACACACAGCGTCAATGACGTTGGCAAGGGGAGCATAGAGGCTATCAGAAAAGATGGGCAAAAGGTGATAATAAAGCTTGCAGACAAAGGCAATAATGTTACATCTATCAGGATAAGGGTCGGGATGTTTGGTAGCAGAGATGCATCAGAGCAAATTCATGAGGAGATAGCCAGAGTCCTCGGCCTGAGATAA